The following are from one region of the Chanos chanos chromosome 10, fChaCha1.1, whole genome shotgun sequence genome:
- the efhc2 gene encoding LOW QUALITY PROTEIN: EF-hand domain-containing family member C2 (The sequence of the model RefSeq protein was modified relative to this genomic sequence to represent the inferred CDS: inserted 4 bases in 2 codons; substituted 5 bases at 5 genomic stop codons) → MTWWLGSPTSSQAGNSISGYRDTCQMCEDSKEEHRSLVKSFITMGWCNSNPQVNVRKTKEPGDRLLIEREVTDTCLHPGLSEQHADKLVTDNPNNKHCDLIISFYRYHGTISVFELPKRNSRTWXGRFLKRNRVKKPGQELFKSEMSEYLKPQDLYVGARLILNDHPFQLVDADEFTFSYMEQHAEQFPRANIRTIINKIKSFSEENQKXRWFLTRNDPGNTGYIQYKPSRTFLAGMDCQLFQHEIVTLCRAYSVWXQGSLIPCSNPPPTYEPEIEVSHMLAVAEDQXRKRQFESFSETLQAFIHKDRNRSGLLSIKQTIVICKAFKMPLADDLLRALLQRFESENNDYDAFLSGINXRENPPSPVMPNDAFKFGLNLTREPVXXAVKSINYLILLEDVIGKATDTNDS, encoded by the exons ATGACATGGTGGCTTGGATCACCGACTTCCTCACAGGCAGGCAACAGCATTTCTGGCTACAGGGATACTTGTCAGATGTG TGAGGACAGCAAAGAGGAGCACAGAAGTCTGGTGAAGAGCTTCATCACAATGGGATGGTGCAACAGCAACCCACAGGTCAATGTCAGGAAGACCAAGGAGCCAGGGGATAGACTTCTGATAGAGCGGGAAGTCACTGACACCTGTCTCCATCCAGG GTTAAGTGAGCAACATGCGGACAAACTGGTGACAGACAACcctaacaacaaacactgtgaTTTAATTATCTCCTTCTACCGCTACCATGGTACCATATCAGTGTTTGAGCTACCTAAGAGGAACTCACGTACTTGGT AGGGTAGGTTCTTGAAGAGAAATCGTGTTAAGAAACCAGGCCAGGAGCTCTTTAAGAGTGAGATGTCAGAGTACTTAAAGCCTCAGGATTTGTATGTGGGAGCCAGACTGATTCTCAATGACCATCCCTTCCAACTGGTGGATGCAGATGAGTTCACCTTCAGCTACATGGAACAGCATGCAGAGCAG TTCCCCAGGGCCAACATCAGGACCATTATTAATAAGATCAAGTCTTTCAGTGAGGAAAACCAAAA GAGATGGTTCCTCACTAGGAATGACCCAGGAAACACTGGATACATTCAGTATAAGCCCTCCAG GACATTCCTGGCTGGTATGGACTGCCAGCTGTTTCAGCATGAGATTGTGACTTTGTGTCGTGCCTACTCGGTGTGGTAACAGGGTTCACTGATACCGTGTTCAAATCCTCCACCCACTTATGAGCCAGAGATAGAGGTGAGCCACATGCTGGCTGTGGCTGAAGAcca cagaaaaagacagtttGAGAGCTTTTCTGAAACGCTGCAGGCATTCATCCACAAGGATAGGAAC AGATCAGGACTCTTGTCCATCAAACAGACCATAGTCATCTGCAAAGCATTCAAAATGCCTTTGGCTGATGACCTACTAAGAGCCCTGCttcagag GTTTGAGTCAGAGAATAACGACTACGATGCCTTCCTGTCCGGAATCAACTAGAGAGAGAATCCGCCTTCTCCAGTCATGCCAAATGATGCCTTCAAA TTTGGTCTGAACTTGACTAGAGAACCTGTATGATGAGCAGTTAAAAGCATCAACTACTTGATCTTGCTAGAGGATGTCATTGGCAAAGCCACAGACACTAatgacagctga
- the fundc1 gene encoding FUN14 domain-containing protein 1 encodes MADHGEDAESEDELYEVVDIAGYARRHQWWSRVFGSNTGPIAEKYSVTTQIMMGGAAGWCAGYLFQRVGKIAATAVGGGFLLLQIANHSGYVQVDWKKVEKDVNKAKKHLKKNANKATPELSSFIEESTDFVKRNIVVSGGFVGGFLLGLAS; translated from the exons ATGGCGGACCACGGCGAAG ATGCAGAAAGTGAAGATGAACTGTATGAGGTGGTGGACATTGCAGGCTATGCCCGTCGTCATCAGTGGTGGAGCAGAGTTTTTGGGAGTAACACAGGACCCATTGCCGAGAAATACTCAGTGACCACACAGATCATGATGGGAGGAGCAGCTGGCTG GTGTGCAGGGTATCTTTTTCAGAGAGTTGGGAAGATTGCAGCCACTGCCGTTGGTGGAGGATTTCTGTTGTTACAG ATTGCCAATCATAGTGGATACGTACAAGTTGACTGGAAGAAAGTTGAGAAAGATGTAAATAAGGCAAAAAAGCATCTGAAGAAGAATGCTAACAAAGCTACACCTGAACTCAGTTCTTTCATTGAAGAG tcTACAGATTTTGTGAAGAGAAACATTGTTGTCTCAGGTGGATTTGTTGGAGGATTTTTACTGGGCTTGGCATCCTGA